The Cinclus cinclus chromosome 3, bCinCin1.1, whole genome shotgun sequence genome has a window encoding:
- the GJE1 gene encoding putative gap junction epsilon-1 protein — protein sequence MSPNYIRSFSEGCLRPPTVIGQFHTLFFGSIRMFFLGVLGFAVYGNEALHFSCDPDKREVNLFCYNQFRPITPQVFWALQLVIVLVPGAFFHLYAACKSIKQEDILQNSSYTGFYIFSVFLRIVLEVVSFWLQIQLFGFKVNAIYMCDVGALEKTFNITRCMVPEHFEKTIFLIAMYTFTVITVILCVAEIFEISCRRLGFLKTQ from the exons CTCAGGCCGCCAACAGTAATTGGACAATTCCACACTCTTTTTTTTGGTTCAATTCGAATGTTTTTCCTTGGTGTTTTGGGCTTTGCTGTTTATGGAAATGAGGCCTTGCATTTCAGCTGTGACCCAGACAAGAGAGAGGTTAATCTTTTCTGTTACAACCAGTTCAGACCTATAACTCCTCAG GTATTCTGGGCACTACAGCTGGTGATTGTTCTCGTACCTGGAgccttttttcatctttatgcTGCTTGTAAAAGCATCAAACAGGAAGATATTCTCCAAAATTCATCCTACACCGGTTTTTATatcttctctgttttcttaaGGATTGTCCTTGAAGTTGTGTCTTTTTGGCTTCAGATTCAGCTCTTTGGTTTCAAAGTGAACGCAATCTACATGTGTGATGTGGGAGCACTTGAAAAAACGTTTAACATTACCCGGTGCATGGTGCCAGAGCACTTTGAAAAGACAATCTTTCTTATTGCAATGTACACATTCACTGTGATTACAGTGATCTTGTGTGTTGCTGAAATTTTTGAGATCTCATGTAGAAGGTTAGGTTTCTTAAAAACTCAGTGA